The Nostoc sp. 'Lobaria pulmonaria (5183) cyanobiont' genome window below encodes:
- a CDS encoding right-handed parallel beta-helix repeat-containing protein: MVERERIKTYFVENIPQIFTNKQIILSSHQLISSRATAKTYYVSGTGNDKNSGLSSSSGFRTIQKAANLTNPGDTVLIMNGVYRNAKPGGDVVSITRSGTANAWIKFKAYPGHQPKIQHNGWQGIFIHKGASYIEINGLEVIGNNANITLDYAMSQKTNKQNPLTNGNCINVDGRKDGRSHHIRIVNNKVHGCGGAGISAIESDYVTIDNNEVFDNAWYSVYGCSGISILSSWNSDNKRGYKMLVTNNKTYNNRMYIPWIAVGKITDGNGIIIDSTKNDENQRLGAYKGYTLVKNNLAFNNGGSGIHAFLSEHVDIVNNTAVLNNQSPELNGGQIFAHTSSDVKILRNILYAFPGKNINNKTKNQNVIYDYNIYINSSKINVKGPHDIVAGSQFLSKYPTLEKISGDWKSRLEKQNLPTQSYVEPKSAGFACGAVTYRLQGKLIKVGCSR, from the coding sequence TTGGTTGAGCGAGAAAGGATAAAAACATATTTTGTTGAAAACATCCCTCAGATATTCACTAACAAACAAATTATCCTATCTAGCCATCAGCTAATCAGCAGTAGGGCAACTGCGAAAACATACTATGTTAGTGGTACTGGAAATGACAAAAATAGCGGACTCTCTAGTTCATCCGGCTTTAGAACAATTCAAAAGGCAGCAAATCTGACTAACCCTGGCGATACAGTATTGATTATGAACGGAGTTTACAGGAATGCAAAACCAGGTGGGGACGTAGTATCTATTACTCGCTCTGGAACAGCAAATGCATGGATTAAGTTTAAAGCATATCCTGGACATCAGCCGAAAATTCAACACAATGGATGGCAGGGAATTTTCATTCACAAGGGAGCGTCATATATTGAGATAAATGGGTTGGAGGTGATAGGAAACAATGCCAACATAACCCTTGATTATGCGATGAGTCAGAAAACTAATAAACAAAACCCGCTAACGAATGGAAACTGCATTAATGTAGATGGACGAAAAGATGGTCGTAGTCACCATATACGTATTGTCAATAACAAGGTACATGGGTGTGGAGGAGCAGGCATTTCAGCGATTGAATCGGACTATGTGACAATAGATAATAATGAAGTGTTCGATAATGCCTGGTACAGTGTTTATGGTTGCAGTGGCATTTCGATATTGAGCAGTTGGAATTCTGACAACAAGCGGGGATACAAAATGCTTGTTACTAACAATAAAACTTACAACAATCGTATGTACATCCCTTGGATTGCAGTCGGAAAGATTACAGATGGTAATGGCATTATTATCGATAGTACAAAAAATGATGAAAACCAAAGACTGGGTGCATATAAAGGATATACTTTAGTTAAAAATAATCTTGCATTTAATAATGGGGGATCGGGTATTCATGCATTTTTAAGCGAGCATGTTGATATTGTAAATAACACAGCTGTTTTAAATAATCAGAGTCCAGAACTTAATGGTGGGCAAATATTTGCTCATACGTCATCTGATGTCAAAATTCTCAGGAACATTCTTTATGCTTTTCCTGGAAAAAATATTAATAATAAGACTAAAAATCAAAACGTTATTTATGATTATAATATCTACATCAATAGTTCTAAAATAAATGTTAAGGGCCCTCACGATATTGTTGCAGGCTCACAATTTTTAAGCAAGTATCCCACTTTAGAAAAAATATCTGGCGATTGGAAATCGCGGTTAGAGAAACAAAATCTGCCAACACAATCTTACGTAGAACCGAAGTCGGCAGGTTTTGCCTGTGGGGCAGTGACTTATCGTTTGCAAGGGAAACTCATCAAAGTGGGATGCTCTCGTTAG
- a CDS encoding ligand-binding sensor domain-containing protein gives MGTVSKGNITVVLFCKRTSLLTTSILLGLIALPSTGWAQKTPDINSSDLTPAYPTSPPPPRVEPLPDVRRVQENSPQTDYRVGNLLGDVTGNLWVGSWRGLSRIDPKTGKIISRVSLPNVAIGALAQDKVGRLWVGSYEGLVRVDPRTSEITAQNLFLPSKRVLSLLLDKRGYLWTGTDSGLALISPDQGLIMTTLKNLPGVSANALTLDAEGQLWVGTLDGLVRVNTASAAIMKRIADLPGTNVQALAISPEGLIWAGMPNNLLVINPKTGAVLRSVTRLRGRDVTAVRFAKDGSVWVGTNNGLLRLNPNTGAVLDGEVAGLPSSRVITLAPDIGNKLWIGTSEGLAWLMPKTDSAKPHIAFSRAVK, from the coding sequence ATGGGTACTGTCTCCAAAGGAAATATCACCGTGGTATTGTTTTGCAAGCGTACTAGTTTATTGACTACTTCTATCTTGCTGGGGTTGATAGCTTTGCCAAGTACAGGATGGGCACAAAAAACCCCTGATATTAATTCATCTGATTTAACCCCCGCTTACCCAACTTCCCCACCGCCACCGCGAGTAGAACCCTTACCCGATGTGCGGCGAGTGCAAGAAAATTCCCCACAAACTGATTATCGGGTTGGTAATTTACTGGGAGATGTTACGGGTAATCTTTGGGTAGGTTCTTGGCGAGGACTATCGCGGATCGATCCTAAAACCGGCAAGATTATTTCTCGTGTGAGCTTACCGAATGTTGCCATTGGTGCTTTAGCCCAAGACAAAGTAGGACGTTTGTGGGTAGGAAGTTATGAAGGACTAGTTAGAGTTGACCCCCGCACTAGCGAAATTACTGCACAAAATTTATTTTTGCCTTCTAAACGCGTGTTGTCACTGTTACTTGACAAACGGGGTTATTTGTGGACTGGAACCGATAGCGGTTTAGCTCTGATTAGTCCCGACCAAGGCTTGATTATGACAACATTAAAAAATCTGCCTGGTGTCAGCGCTAACGCCCTAACTTTAGATGCTGAAGGTCAATTATGGGTTGGTACTCTTGATGGATTGGTGCGGGTAAATACTGCTAGTGCTGCGATTATGAAGCGAATAGCCGATTTACCAGGGACAAATGTACAAGCTTTAGCTATTAGTCCAGAAGGGTTAATTTGGGCGGGAATGCCGAATAATTTGCTAGTTATTAACCCAAAGACTGGTGCAGTATTGCGGTCTGTCACTCGCTTGCGCGGGCGTGACGTGACTGCGGTACGTTTTGCGAAAGATGGTAGTGTCTGGGTCGGGACTAATAATGGTTTGTTACGATTAAATCCAAATACAGGAGCTGTATTAGATGGAGAAGTTGCTGGACTTCCTTCTAGTCGGGTTATTACCCTTGCACCTGACATCGGTAATAAATTATGGATTGGCACTAGTGAAGGTCTAGCTTGGTTAATGCCCAAAACGGACAGTGCAAAACCCCATATCGCTTTCAGTCGCGCTGTTAAATGA
- a CDS encoding precorrin-8X methylmutase gives MEWHVTDAQSLAIIDSEIGDHVFSPAEYEIVRRVIYATADFEYKSLIRFSERALQAGAAALAARTTIVVDVSMVQVGIAYDIQNTFANPVYCSMEALTRPQKEKTRAAWGIETLAKRYPEGIFVVGQAQTALTALVDLIEAEEIRPALIIATPVRFVNIDEAKKRLQDSLVPHITIDSRKGNAVVAAAIVDGLVDLAWQAYGQDRNRGS, from the coding sequence ATGGAATGGCACGTAACTGATGCTCAAAGTTTAGCAATCATTGATAGTGAAATTGGCGATCATGTCTTTTCACCCGCAGAGTATGAGATTGTGCGTCGGGTTATCTACGCCACGGCTGACTTTGAGTATAAGTCTTTGATTCGCTTTTCTGAGCGTGCCTTGCAAGCTGGAGCAGCAGCGCTAGCCGCACGTACCACGATTGTGGTAGATGTCTCGATGGTACAAGTAGGTATTGCCTACGACATTCAAAACACCTTTGCTAATCCAGTGTATTGCAGCATGGAAGCTCTAACACGCCCTCAAAAAGAAAAAACTCGCGCAGCATGGGGAATAGAAACGTTAGCAAAGCGTTATCCAGAGGGCATTTTTGTCGTGGGTCAAGCGCAAACGGCACTGACTGCACTCGTAGATTTAATTGAAGCTGAGGAAATTAGACCTGCTTTAATAATCGCAACTCCAGTGAGATTTGTAAATATTGATGAAGCTAAGAAGCGTTTACAAGACTCTCTAGTGCCTCACATTACAATTGACAGTCGCAAAGGTAATGCAGTTGTAGCAGCTGCGATCGTTGATGGATTGGTAGACTTAGCTTGGCAAGCCTATGGACAAGATAGAAATCGGGGGAGCTAG
- the dapB gene encoding 4-hydroxy-tetrahydrodipicolinate reductase, which produces MTNQAPIPVIVNGAAGKMGREVIKAVAQAPDLNLVGAIDHSLEHQDKDAGELAGLSEPLEVPITNQLEPMLGYVAGDRKSPPGVIVDFTHPDSVYDNIRSAIAYGIRPVVGTTGLSPEQIQDLADFADKASTGCLIIPNFSIGMVLLQQAAIAASKYFDHVEIIELHHNQKADAPSGTAIQTAQLLGELGKTFNPALVEETEKLAGARGSIADEGIRIHSVRLPGLIAHQEVIFGAAGQIYTLRHDTSDRACYMPGVLLAIRKVLTLKSLVYGLEKIL; this is translated from the coding sequence ATGACCAATCAAGCTCCTATCCCGGTTATTGTCAACGGTGCTGCTGGCAAAATGGGCCGTGAAGTGATTAAGGCGGTGGCGCAAGCGCCTGACTTAAACCTAGTGGGTGCAATCGACCACAGTTTGGAACATCAAGATAAAGATGCAGGGGAGTTGGCGGGTTTAAGCGAACCTCTGGAAGTGCCGATTACCAATCAATTAGAACCGATGTTGGGGTATGTGGCTGGTGACAGAAAGTCTCCTCCAGGGGTGATTGTAGACTTTACCCATCCTGACTCAGTTTATGACAATATTCGCAGTGCGATCGCTTACGGTATTCGTCCTGTAGTCGGCACTACTGGGTTAAGTCCAGAACAAATTCAAGACTTGGCAGACTTTGCCGACAAAGCTAGCACTGGTTGTCTAATTATTCCTAATTTTTCCATTGGGATGGTACTGTTGCAACAAGCTGCGATCGCAGCCTCAAAATATTTTGACCATGTGGAAATTATTGAACTGCATCACAACCAAAAAGCTGATGCTCCCAGCGGTACTGCGATTCAAACGGCGCAGTTATTAGGAGAATTGGGTAAAACTTTTAACCCTGCTCTTGTAGAAGAAACGGAGAAATTAGCAGGAGCGAGAGGCAGTATCGCAGATGAAGGGATTAGAATTCATAGCGTGCGCTTGCCGGGATTGATTGCCCATCAGGAAGTGATTTTTGGCGCAGCAGGACAGATTTATACTTTACGACATGATACGAGCGATCGCGCTTGTTATATGCCAGGAGTGCTACTAGCGATTCGCAAAGTCTTAACGCTAAAGTCGTTAGTATATGGATTAGAAAAGATACTTTAA
- a CDS encoding phosphate ABC transporter permease produces the protein MLVPLTRQKFEQVVPLIATGLQYKYYWGKFSNFLQRLLISVVAIVVILLVTVIFKLEFASIVFVLGVIGAFFWLWYPVFQASMRNLQCRRYKYGGFFRGRVLDWWITDQLMGKTETVNNKGELVIVENREKQINLEVGDDTGFSIEFVAPLRPAHKVITRGQIAEMVVMSNRPDLSSIDEFSDIYFPNRDLWVSDYPYLRRDFFNEIGRRLREDQQQKPRRRRRRVED, from the coding sequence ATGTTAGTACCACTGACTCGCCAGAAATTTGAACAAGTTGTCCCCTTAATTGCCACTGGTTTGCAGTACAAGTACTACTGGGGGAAGTTCTCAAATTTTTTGCAACGCCTGTTAATTTCTGTAGTTGCGATAGTTGTTATTTTGCTTGTAACAGTTATTTTTAAGCTTGAGTTTGCTTCAATAGTATTTGTGCTAGGGGTAATTGGCGCTTTTTTTTGGTTGTGGTATCCAGTGTTTCAAGCAAGTATGCGGAATTTACAATGCCGCCGTTACAAGTACGGCGGCTTTTTCCGTGGTCGAGTCCTAGATTGGTGGATTACAGACCAATTGATGGGTAAAACTGAAACAGTCAACAACAAAGGCGAATTGGTAATTGTAGAAAATCGAGAAAAACAGATAAATTTAGAGGTCGGTGATGATACAGGATTTAGCATTGAGTTTGTAGCACCATTGCGTCCTGCCCACAAAGTTATTACTCGCGGTCAAATTGCAGAAATGGTAGTGATGTCAAATCGCCCAGATTTGAGCAGTATTGATGAATTCAGCGATATATACTTTCCCAATCGTGACCTGTGGGTTAGCGATTATCCTTATCTGCGGCGGGATTTCTTTAATGAAATCGGTCGCCGCTTGCGTGAAGACCAACAACAAAAGCCGCGTCGGCGGCGTCGTAGAGTAGAGGATTGA
- the panB gene encoding 3-methyl-2-oxobutanoate hydroxymethyltransferase, with protein sequence MAITTQQLIQWKQQGRSIVALTAWDYAIAQLLDAAGVDLILVGDSMAVVLGYETTLPITLDEIIYHAKAVRRGVKRALVVVDLPFLTYQESLQQAMHSAGRVLKETGAQAVKLEGGYPAIAQTVARLVEAGIPVMGHVGLTPQSIHQLGLRQQGKTQEASERILLEAIALEQAGVFSLVLEHIPADLAMQISQKLTIPTIGIGAGIHCDGQVLVTSDVLGLAEKHPPFAKVYTNLRETITKAVQDYAVEVRERKFP encoded by the coding sequence ATGGCAATCACTACCCAGCAATTAATTCAATGGAAACAACAGGGACGTTCAATTGTCGCGTTGACCGCCTGGGATTATGCGATCGCTCAACTCCTCGATGCAGCTGGTGTAGACTTAATCCTCGTGGGTGATTCTATGGCAGTAGTTCTAGGGTATGAAACAACACTGCCAATAACTTTGGATGAGATCATATATCACGCTAAAGCTGTGCGCCGTGGGGTTAAACGGGCATTAGTAGTTGTAGATTTACCTTTTTTGACGTATCAAGAAAGTCTCCAACAAGCGATGCACTCAGCTGGGCGGGTACTGAAGGAAACAGGCGCTCAAGCGGTAAAATTGGAAGGTGGCTATCCAGCGATCGCCCAAACTGTAGCTCGTTTAGTAGAAGCCGGAATTCCGGTCATGGGTCATGTGGGTTTGACACCACAATCAATACATCAACTAGGTTTGCGACAACAAGGAAAGACCCAAGAAGCCAGTGAGAGGATTTTACTTGAAGCGATCGCTCTCGAACAAGCGGGTGTATTTTCTCTAGTGTTAGAGCATATCCCCGCAGATTTGGCAATGCAGATTTCACAAAAATTGACTATTCCCACAATTGGTATCGGTGCGGGAATTCACTGCGATGGACAAGTTTTAGTTACTTCAGATGTCCTTGGACTGGCTGAAAAGCATCCACCATTCGCCAAAGTTTACACGAATTTGCGCGAGACGATTACCAAAGCCGTGCAAGATTATGCTGTGGAAGTGCGCGAACGAAAGTTTCCTTAG